In Gadus morhua chromosome 9, gadMor3.0, whole genome shotgun sequence, the sequence CAGTAGGAGGTACAGTTATAATGTCTACATTTAGCACATTTAGATTTAGGTTTAGTGCGGCTAGGTTTAGCAATGCAAGGGATCCCAGAAACTTCGGGCTTTGGGTCGAGCACCCTAAACATTAGAGGCTATCTTTCCCCCCAATAAAGGATTTCCTTAGCCTGCTGCAGAGCCAAGTGAAAACCAGAGATTACTAATTCACCTGTAGTTTATGATTCAGTCAAGATGCAGGATATTGAACCAGATGGCAAAGCTTCTTTAGTGACTTACTTTTTGAACTCAGCAAAAATATCCCCAAGGGACCCCCCTGCTGGCTGGACATGGCTCCCACTGATAGACACCAAGCAACTGGGCTGGAGCAGGAGTTAGTAATCAACAGTAATCACAAAATCTGTCCAAAAATAAGTGTTTGAGAAGCCAATACTATATCTCCTTAATATTTAGTCTTCCAACATTTTTTAAGGTGAAGGGTTGGCATCTTCCTCAAGCGTGCCGACTCTTAAACTCTAGGCTGGATCACCGTGAACTCCACTATACTCCTGCCTCACATCACTGTTCATGACTTGGATAAGATAAGATCTCTTTAGAGGAAGTGATCAAGAcaactaaaaaaataaaataataaagtgtAGATCAACGTAATAAAAAGAACATCTACCTTTATTGTGGGGGAATAAACAGAGAGACCCAGAGCCATGGAGGCACCAAAGGACAGGCCCACGATAGCGATACGCTCCCTGATCACCTGGGGGTGGGTCTGAAGGACAGAGAACGCTGTCTGGGGACACAAGAGGAGATACAACAATACATCTCCTACCCTTAgaagtatatatattataatcattcaggtaagaCAGGCAATCAGATATTCAGATCTCAATATTCTCAAGTGTTGTGCTGGTTGTGGAGGTAAGACGTTAGACtattgccgcgtttccactgcagggtgcggtacggttgcaaaggtgcggtacggattgcgtttccaccgccaaaagtgggcgtgacccggactgagccgtactcgttttgccctcgttttcagtactcctccgttgggttactgaaaacgagacgagacacctgaaagggtaccggagaattcgagctacacaccccctccgttgatctGTCGACAGAaacgtcacttccgggcgacgtggggataaaaacaaacaaacagtagcctcgaggtattattctttacaatgaacatgtcgtgtaaaacgcttgcttgggcgaacaagaaggagacgttcctctgcattcttggggaggaagacgttgtttacgatgtttacgtagctgccgcggcgatcgacatccggcctaccataaagggtactgtcggtggtggaaacgcgacctcggaactgagctgggctataccgccccctccctcccggactgaggcgaaccgtaccgcaccctgcagtggaaacgcggcttTACCCTTCAACCCAGATGCTCCAAACTTTGTGTCTGGGTTGAAGCAGTGCACCAAAAAAGACCTTACCCAATTTTACTGTTTTACTGTGTCCACCTGCTTTGTTTCTGCAACAGCAACCTTTCATGTGATGGTGTATTCTCTTCTATCTATTCTATCAATATATCCCTTTTATAGTCTATAAAAAATTATCAGATGATAAAAAAACTGATCATAAAGAAACAGGGCAATGAACTTTAATTGGTTGAATCAAAGTGTTTTGAAGTTTAACCAAAGATAAATATGtaatgatttattatttattttatctcaaAATGTTTTGAACACAATTGTCACACTTAAaggatattagtgggcccctaacacagtatttgaagacgttcctgaaattcagccgaggtgcagaattacagccactacgagccagtcccacattgagctttccccaaacgcgccgttttggtgtctgtagctttaatgtaaatgaggaggagagaggctggtcaaggaggagggtgggggtgttgccctgagcagcttgcggccatgGAACCATGCGCTGTTCACagtggatgcatcgcaatggcgaggcgcacacagcctttggccgtgttctgtaaatattcgggagtcctggagctctatatctaaataatatattatacatagatatctgtatcatatcatatatattatcccggccaaaagctatgtgcgcctccagaagataatatggatctcaaacgactgcgtcgggttctccgacatctctggttcttccacgtgtATATCAATCTGAAGTAAACTGAAcgacgacatggaggagaaagggattgttgcccgcgattgttgaccgcgattttctcccgccggagccttgCCAcctcggcagcaggcagcgcttaggcaccaccgcctcctgcagcgggcagcggtcAACGCCGAGGCGGttgtccctcggcagcgggcagcagggctcaagcgggagacaatctcgggcaacaatccctttctcctccatgtcttggttcatgtacttcagggagtcacaGCAAAAGTTCCCCAATACCTGCTCAACCATGGCTAAGATAACCCCCagtacgagtctcgttgtggaaagaccagagacgagagtctgacgttATCCAAATAAAGGAGTGTAGGCCTAGaacacttgtgttacagtcatggagctctatatctaaataatatcatatagcctaaTAGGCCTTCacatcatataatacatattatcaaggCCAAAAACATTGTGCGCCTCAggctccagacgatattatgaatcactaACGACTgtgtcaggttctccgacgtctctggttcttccgcttccacatcaatctgaagtagactgaatcACGTGCTGCCGGCAGCTGGGGTGCTTcgctatggcaagccatccccgccagaaagcggcatcatttagacgcgtatcaccttcattacgccgtaaaatacgcgcgtaaaatgtagaaaaacggcgtattttacgccgtcatgcgcaaaaaagcgccgctttttacgccgcaattgagcctttcaagagcgcgcgtaaaaagcgccgttttgaacatcaaaccgcgcgtaaaatacggcgcttttgtgcacatcacaacgccgtaaaatacggcgtttctctagtatgctaataatgtccgcccttcttttctctcagccaatgcatttgaagtgtttgcgcccaatcgctgaacaagacaagcagaccaaatcagttcaacacagatctcctctcatttggcgttagttgtagcgtcattcatatagatatatatattagttaatgcagtttTGACGTTCTGTTAACCGTGgtccaatcgatagagacgcttgctatGTAGGGAAGAggttgtcggatcgaatccatttattgtcagatttgtgcttttgtcagatggtcacgcttttatgatcgcaatgctttttagtcctcaagccagacctcctgtgttataagttccaaattcagtgcctttttagtcagccagccagatcatctaggtgtcttgttacacgctttataagttaattatatttaaattattacagccatggagcctttattttcgcgGAGTTATCGTAACATCCTCTCttgttcaatcgatataaatacacagtggaaaggagtgagagggagccatagagagagacactgatgaactGGGGAGCCATGCTCTAACAACGTTCAGAGGCTTGTAAACAGTCTACTGAgtctgacacggtgcttaaatgggctctggagacgcaggaatgttgttggattcaactatttgtgcatggaagcaaaaaaatatctccccatcaaggccaacagcagagtagcctacgaaaagaatagactgatatgaatgcttcaaatattaaaacccgattgattaggcctatgcCGACataatatcagtcctaatcctgaacgcaccgtgcgtacatttttcacggcattttcccccagacagacagacagacagacactttatttaccccaaactaactttcataatccagcaggttacacaatacaaataactcttacacaaatacagacagcctatacagtaggctaatacagcgcccacctcagcaaaaggtaaaatgtaaaaagaagatataagctacatttaaaatacagatgctgtagcctacataaaaatacagatgccacatgaaatatgaaaataggatgcaatgtataaatatgcaaatctaggatataactaggctataatgagaatactcggttacagctgtgcaatgactatccaaaattaaattagttgtatggaaagatttttgtctatggaatgatcttgtcactttactgccacacattgtgtgtgtcagtaaagtgATAGAATataggaggagtaggagaatccgtgtatggttcgttctttgaatattccgatttaaaacaaaatcagaaaaaacaattattgtttttagttttttctgatttggttttgaaactgaaaaagggcaaaaggaataaacaaataaacggcatttgtgtttctgtgttttgtgtgttggttttttaaacccgaaacagaaaaacaaaaatagatacatgcatagttataggctacaccagaaggcagaacgcagcgaagaaaaaagagccaaccaccttaaccagcaatagactgtctaattatatttagccttagttatggacGCACTTGAACCTcatggtgattttattcgtgaactaggctatttgacactggaaagacacacgacgcgatcagtaTACCGTTCTAAAGCAATCTAGTGCCCCGATGTGCTCCcttatgacggtgaggaggttctgtgtggagcacaaccttcaaaGAAGAATTCTAGTatccgatttagtttcagatagtccactcgcagactagtcgccggctcccatgggaaacaataaagctggccattgtagaatgcgagagactcgatggaacgtttgaaacgtctttacatgtatttttattcatctcatctcatcttcgtccgcttatccggggtcgggtcgcggggggagcagctcaagcagggggctccagacttccctttcccgggccacattgaccagctctgacggggggatcccgaggcgttcccaggccagtgttgagatataatctctccacctagtcctgggtcttccccgaggtcccccccttcccactggacgtgcctgaaacacctcccaaggaaggcgcccagtgggcatccttaccagatacccgaaccacctcagctgactcctttccaagtaaaggagcagcggctctaatccgagttcctcacggatggctgagcttctcaacctatccctaagggagacgccagccacccttctgagaaaactcatctcggccgctttatACCCACAATCcggtcctttcggtcatcacccaaccctcatgaccataggtgaggataggaacgaagatcgaccggtagatcgagagctttgccttgcggctcagctctcttttcgtaacaacggtgcggtaaaacgaacgcaataccgcccccgctgctccgattctccagccaatctcacgctccatagtaggcctaccctcactcgcgaacaagaccctgagtatacttgaactccttcacttgggctaaggactaatttactaccggtttcctgctaagagtcatggcctcagatttagcggtgctgatcctcatcccagccgcttcacactcggccgccagccgatccagtgagtgctgaaggtcacaggccgatgatgatccaatgaggaccacatcttctgcaaaaagcagtgacgagatcctcagaccaccgaactgcaacccctccccaccacgactacgcctcgatatcctgtccatgtatatcacaaacaggattggtgacaaggcgcagccctggcggagaccagcacctagaacgaaactgactggctgccgaggacgcgaatgtatttttatttattttttaaagcaaccTCTTGCCTGcagagcaagcgtctctatcgattgggccacggccacgtatatttactaatatatatctatatgacgctacaactaacaacaaatgagaggagaactcctcaaagcagatctgtgctggctgaactgatttggtctgcttctcTTGTTctgcgattgggcgcaaacacttcaaatgcattggctgagagaaaagaagggcggagattattagcatactagaggaacgccgtattttacggcgttgtgatgtgcacaaaagcgccgtattttacgcgcgttttgatgttcaaaacggcgCTTTTTACGCTCTCTTGAAAGGCTCAATTGCGGCGCaaaaagcggcgcttttttgcgcatgacggcgtaatATACgccgtttttctacattttacgcgcgtattttacggcgtaatgaaggtgatacgcgtctaaatgatgccgctttctggcggggatggcttgccatacttCGCGGTGGTGGTGTCTCGTGGCAGCGggcggcgggcagcggggctcaacgatggctgaggtaacccccactacagtctcgttgtggaaatatgagagacgtcagagaaccaacgtgttatgtgccataacaccaacagcagagctgttttccaaataacaaagaagtgtacaacacttgcgttacagtgtgtgtaatcacacacacacacacacacatgtggcgcttgcAAGGTCTTAGCTCATTGTCttattggcgggccaaattctctggccAGGCaaggcagaggaaggggaggtagCTTGGCcccttaccctgcgttcacaccaaaagatgcaaaaagttgctgCACAGcaagatcccattcaaagtgaatgtagagacgcgttgcagGTTTGCTGCCGGAgcacttgctgccgagaaaaccggcggCAAATTTTGATTTGCGGCACGGCAAAATTTGAtcggcgggcgcgttcacgtattctGCGGCGcgacaaatgctgctcgagtttaaatatttcaacttttcggcagaaaacgcgtgatgacagccaatcagcgttcaacagcgttgccactgaggcgttgccactgagtgacatgccgtaacagccaattagtgttactcccttggagtgacctagagttcactaccgttacatttatttagtaactcgaaaaaacccacaaatcagcattctgtggttgtgtttacagttaaactaaactatgagtatgctaaagggctagaataacaaccccaaacaaaacgcagttgggtgccaggcagcaccagccttccaggctccgaatggtctcatgaacccataaacgacgggcattccgacgtctctccctcttccacaacaggtaaagacatgcaatgctcgtaatgtcggccatggttgtgaatgaattcagaagcaccgcgggcaaaacttgccgtgccgcgaaacttcccgcgctgcaaaactgcggcgctgcgccgcaaaacttgatttgctgcgccgcaaaacttcagcgacaacgcgttcgggcagcaaatgcatcttttggtgtgaacgcagggttatgACGAcgtatggggccacattccaaatcagcgcgcttgagcttccattttttcaaaggcaagcaggatacctagtgctcgttttacaccgaacgcaagtttgaGCCACTGGGGGACAATAGGCATGCTAGGGAAactaatattaatgttagaaaacctcataaagtgcgattttcatgccatgggacctttaacagagTAAAAATTGTGTCACTCTGTAAagtattgtgtgtatttgttatatttattttggaaATAATGTAATTTTCTCTGAGGCTAACTTTAGTTATCGCTAAGGCAAACATTGGTTACCTCTGGGGGTAACTTTAGCTATCTCTGAGGCTGACTTTAGTAATCTCTGAGGCTAGCGTTATTTATCTCTgggcagtggcggctggtggtaaAATTTGTGGGTGTGGCACAGTAATGGAGGGGGGGTCTGGGCAGtggccataaagtaggtctgtaATGTCACACTCGCtcaagaagaaaagaaaacagaaaaatatcTCTCTTGGAAACAGGGTTTTACAAAGAATGTCCCGTATGCCCCTAACAACTTTATACAGTTAGGTGAAAATAACAAAGAAATGTTCACCAACACTTACTGAGATCCAAACAGaatgtttttcaaatgaaaatatatattttggtgtTTAAGTTTCTCTTATTGGCGTAGATCTGAAGGAACTTCCTGTAGCATTACATAAAAGCGTCTACTGAATGACAGAATGTCTTACATTGTTGTTGCtccaaaagaaaatgttgaatttggtcgatttgatttcctgtattctggtgcattttgtgGATGAACAAAAtaattcagattcatagcctacatatCCTGACTtccagggcctggacaagcttacactgcatatacagacctactttatggccattccaccagtcACTCCTATTTGTCCCATGGTTGGTCtatttcaaatgcagttagaaaaatatgggacagttgcttaaTTTGTTTATATGCAACCGGCcaaaagactaaattaataggTTACTTACTTGCttcttttaagtataacattgcttggtatatccaattcctccactgaaatgtACGGAAACTAAGTGCttttacaactctctgctagttatctatctatctcttctctGCACGTAGTTGTGTTTctcgaatgctgctgagggaggtagcctatttgattgatcgctgaattgtccaatcatgtggtgtttaaaaaaatatgaaaaacaatgcCATTGGTCTGGGCGCACAAAATTGCGACCTGGAGTCGAATTTTCATGCACCAATGAAAAcctgtctctgcttgatagacagcaaaaagtttgCGAGCTCACTTCATCGTTACCGGTGACCCTGACTTGAAGGAGGGCATTCTCTCGAATGACCCATAACAAGCCTAGCCCAAAGAATTGCTGCTCCGACGCagttaaatggttgctggcaagGCCTATTTATGGTGATTTATTCCGGATTTTTCATGGTTTATTCATCATAGTTGGCAGATTTATTCtagtgaatatttcacggaggggcggaGGCTGGAgccctagcgccctctattTACCCACCGCCACGGTCACTGAGGCTAACGTTAATTATCTCTATGGCTAACGTTAGTTATCTCTGTGGCTAACGTTAGTTATCTCTGAGGCAGACTTTAGTTATCTCTGAGGCTAACTTTAGTTATCTTTGAGGCTAAAGTTAGTTATCTTCAAGACTAACGTTACCTGGAAGTAGTCGTTGCCCACATGGTATTCACCCCCTGCTGTCCTCCTGGGGTTCAGGTAGTTGAGGGCGAGGGTCACGAAGCCATGTGACGCCAGCAGCACTGCACGGGCCTCCGGCAGACTCCTGCCACCGCCTGGCAGGTCCAGCACCGCAGGAAACTGCCCCGGACCTCCAAGGGGAAACAGCGATTATATTTGCACACTAAGTGCTACGgaagctcatttgcattcacatGCGTAAAATCAAAGATCCTATCCTTATCTCATAATAACGAGAtacttatctcgtaattatgagattaTTTGCTTGTTATTATGAGAttctatctcataattatgagatactatatTGTAATTAGGAGATAATTATCTCCTAATTATGAGATAACGTGACATTATTTTTTACTCATGTGAATGCAATGAGCTTCCTTAAAGTgcagtataataataattgtaataattaaattaattagacATATATTTCATGGCGGTCAAGGTCACCTTGCATCAAATAAAATCTGTTAGAATACTACTTACTGGTACTTTGTTGTTAATTGTATAATTAACAAAGTACCAGTAAGAAGATATCAGTAGattaaacaacacaaaaagcAATGGAGAATAACATAAAAAATTGATATTCAAATGTAAAGTAGGTGAAGTTGATGAAGTTAAAGTTGGTAAGCTTGTTAGATGTAGGGTTAATAGAGCAGTCTTGAATTCTGTAAGGGAGTCCAGTGGAAGTTGAGGGGGGAAGAAGTTCAGAAGTGTGGTTGCAGCATAGGAGAAGGTCATAGCACCCCTTGTGACGAGGTTGATGGCTTGAAGTGCCAGTAATGCATCCCTAATGCAGCAAATCATGGCAGACAAACGACTGCTTTTTAAACAGATTTAAAGGGTCAACATGATTAATATTAAAGGAGTTACCTTTAATAGGTTTTCAAACCATCATAACGATCTATCCTGGCTTCACTAAAAAATCAGTTAGCAATAGAATTGGGAAAACTAACTTACTTACCGTCTTTTTCTCAGGTGTCCCTACAAATTCTGCCGCCAAAGAGCAGAATTTGTACAAAAAAGTACACAGTGGCAATGTAGCACTATAACCGTGAATCACCATATGTACCATGTGCAACATGTACATTAAAACTATTATCACAAAGACCAAAGGGctctattgttatttttatatttgttggAGGGGCATTCACCAAAAGGCTGTCCATTTTCAGTTCCTACCTGGAGGCAAGAAGAGGGTTCCGGTGACCCCACCCTCTGTGAGCTCCACCCTGCGGACCCCGGGGGCCATGTACCAGCGCTCCACCACCCTGCTAGCTAGAGGCAGCCTCTCTGTGAAGGAGTCGCTCAGGAAGCCCTGGTGCAGGGAGATGGTCACCAGCATGGGCGTCCCAGTGTCCTTCTTCCTGAACCTGAGGGGATTGTACATGCCATGGTTGACATATAAAGAAGATCCATTGTAAATATAAACACTGTTTGTATAGATACTCTACATAGTGTGCATGATGTGAACCTGAGGCTGGGTCTGCTCCCTGGAACTGGCCGGAGGCTCCACAGCAGGCCCATGGGCTCGTGACCACTGTAGGTCCCGCCCAGACACACATCTTCACTCactaaaacatacacacacacacacacagtacacacatcaacacaaactactaatacacacacacacacacctattcaaacacaagtacacacacacacacacacacatatatgtccCCACATActagaacacacaaacacacacacacacacactacaccccAAAACCACTTTTGCTGTGGGAAGTGTTTATCCATTAAGTACATCAAATCCCTTTAATCCATAGGTTAAATGGATGAAAATACAAAGCACGAAGTGCCGTTGCACTGGGCCCCCACCCCAGTCCCACTTAATACCTAATAATGAGAACCAAGTTTATATATCAGTCATGCAATGATATTAACTTATGCTTCTTGTTATAATGTGGACACTACATCATTTAAGAAAAACGATTGAATACATTGAGTATTatacaatgtttttatttcttattaGCTTGATAGAAAGGCTTCAATTAAGGGCAACTCTATCCGTTATCATTGGCACAATACATTAGCAATTTTAGTCAAGATGACCAGCATTATTTGTTCCGTGCGGGGCTGCAATAACAACTGGAATAAAAGACAGGTGTCCTTGCAACAAAACTTTGTTGTACACGGGAAAACCAGGGCAGAATGTTGTGGGGCAACCTTCAATCTTCATCCTCCGCCATCCAGCGATTAGGACCGGCGTTTGTGGCTAAAGGCGCTCAATTTGAAGAACCCTCCAATAAAACCCTACTctgttattttcattttgtggACAGCAGACCATCAGACCAACACCCATACCCCGAGAAATGGTTGGGATATGTTATTCCTCCGGCGAAAAAGGCTTGTCGGATGCTTGTGAGGCTCCAATATAAGATAACATTTTAGCACCAACAGCTATCAATTTCGCTAGTCGTTAGCCAGCTAGCGTCTAATGAGTATGATCGGCATTTACCCGTAACTATGCCTTGGCTTGACCTCAATAAAGGAACAGCTTTACAAGATAAGATCAGTTCGAGGCTTTCTAATTTGATGTCCAGGACTGGTTATGTTGAAAGGCAGCAAAATGATTAACCTTATCGTTGATAACTTACTGATGTCTGATGCTGTTATTTCTACAGAACCCTCAACCAGCTCTGCAATCCAGGAGACTGATGGGATGACACACTGTAATGCTTCTACACACGGGAAGTATACATTCATGGAAGATCACATCTATGCTGCTGTCAGTGACTCACTCCATTGTCCTCTCCTTCATGACCAGGCAACAGTGTCCTGAACAACATCTTGTACATACCGAACTTCTCCGGAATGATCGGCTGTGTCTACTGTACACTGGGTTGTCAGTGGATGCCTTTGAGGCTTTATCCGACGACCTTGAAAGAAGGATGCAGCATCTCTCAGCTACATCCCAAGGATCAACTGTTGATGACCCTGATGGACCTCCGGCTGAACCTATTGCAGGACGGCATCGCAGAGAGGTTCAGAGTgtctcaggccccgtccacacgaagccgaaacgggcgaaaccgttacggttcgatctatccggtttcgaagtatctccgtacagacgaagccaagcgaaaccggatagatctgtagaaacgttgtagtaaacattccaggcccataaggggcgctgcttctggtacacaaatccagaagaagaagaggcgagcatgcgcataaaggctgcccccctaaccactaacaacacaaacaaacagctcttctacgatggcgaactagattctcaataaataatggcttagcaacccaacaagggacatgatatgctgcagaacgattacaagcttgtagtccgccatcatcttttttgttgtgatttctgagactccgcgggcttaagagccattggctaggaggtcgagtggtggggcgatgacgtcatggtttgcggtttcagtcggtttcaggcgtccacacgaaaccaaaacgaaaccggatagatttgaaaccacctccgagggtggtttcagaagtttgcggtttcggtcagcggattcgccggcttcgtgtggacggaaggccgaaccgtacaagacctttgcggtttcgccatgaaatcggctttgtgtggactgGGCCTCAGTCTGTGGTCCGTAGGATAATCTCTCTGTGGCTGGACTTcatggaggagaagatgaggtGCTATGATCCATGGCTGCCCAGGGAGACGATCCAGGCAACGATGCCACAGAGCTTTAAGGAACATTATCCATTAACCACATGCGTAATCTACTGTTCTGAGACCCCTCTTCAGAAGGCTCACAATCTGGAGGCGAgtctaaagcccagttcagaccaaagattcaccttgcaacggcttgcaactcgcaactccttgcaacgccttgcaacgccttgcaacgagacgggctgcgacgttctaaaactgggcagttcacactggctgcaacgggctgcgacgctaggtggtttccatagcaactgtgaacgctctggcacatgctgagagccgcaacaacatcatcatttgcgtaggttaggttagattagttaggtttgcgattagttaggtttgcaattagttttatttttattt encodes:
- the acot19 gene encoding acyl-CoA thioesterase 19, translating into MAVQGPMLWLSVHPCRGLVDEKIKVLVQHAAPVQRLTVHTLFRSEDGDDWEAFGHYVSDSAGAVDVSEDVCLGGTYSGHEPMGLLWSLRPVPGSRPSLRFRKKDTGTPMLVTISLHQGFLSDSFTERLPLASRVVERWYMAPGVRRVELTEGGVTGTLFLPPGPGQFPAVLDLPGGGRSLPEARAVLLASHGFVTLALNYLNPRRTAGGEYHVGNDYFQTAFSVLQTHPQVIRERIAIVGLSFGASMALGLSVYSPTIKPSCLVSISGSHVQPAGGSLGDIFAEFKKNEKNTRYDEEKRVIWHDLLLPIPSNPSKKVDVGQLCCPLLLIVGEDDQNWPAEESASDMKEMMEMSGNGHLLTVLSYPDTGHLIEPPYSPHCRSSNFINAESREKFVVLWGGEVAAHCHAQEDSWWKILDFLKKHLYYGPQSDITSCT